The genomic stretch ATAGTAACTTTTCTTATGGCTAGCTTATTCATTCTTAATTTGTAATTAGTAAATACATACTACAATCCTAATACAAATTCTGACAATGAATGGGAATCTTTTACTTACACATAGCCGAAAACGATGATCACTCTTCTTTGTACAAACTAGATCGTCTCATCATACCTATCATACACTAAGTTGAGCTACACATATATTTGACTGTTAACACAAAATTATGTCACATATATCCTTCGGAACTAATCATATGAGAACTATTTCGTGCAGTAAACATGTAAATATCCGCTCGTTGTCTCATTCACTAACATTAACATGTAAAGCAAGCTTAGTATCTATATACACACACTACTAGGAACAACATCGTAACAATAAAAATTTACATCTTTTTTTCGATGATGCGCATGCAAAATTCGAATGGCTGCGAATTTTGCTGTTTATCATCAATTTTATGAGATGCAACGCAAAACTTTATCGTTTTTGAGAAATTGAGTAAACAAGTATCCATAGCAATACGAGTAACAAAAATCTATACACGTTGTAGCAATAGAGAACAACAAaccgaaaaaatattattaaatctTAGTTGATCGGGATAAACTGAAAGCAGCTTTAAAACGCTATTATCGATATGTAAAATTGAAAACTGTTGATCACATTTTAAAATGACATGCTTCCTATGTCGAAAATGTGAGCTAACCATAACCAGAAACTAGAAACAACCTAACGTGAATCCgtgaaaattatacaaaattaTTTGACTCTTCCCTAATACACACAAacatcacacatacacacatccatGAATTGCTGATTCAATCAAAATGCGTTGTACAGGTACTCTCTATCTAAGTAACTTATCACAAAAACTTGATTTATACGCTTGTTTAATCGCTAATTACTACGATTATTCTCAATTGAATGGAATAATCAAACATCAGTGTATTTATGTCCACCACAAAACAAATACTTATAATCGATTTTGCCAAATTTATGTCATACTAATGCAAAGAATGTAGAAAAATTCGGACCTATTTGCGCCGTGTTATTGTGAACTAGACAATAACTACTAACGTCTCCTGGAAATGTATAACCGATCAGATTAATCAGCGAAGCAAAAAACGCATTGGAATATGGCATAATATGCAAACAAAACTCATGTGAAATTCTATCTAAAACTAAAATTTAATCTCTTTTGTAACAACTTGGGTAGCGACATTTTTAATTGTACTCACTAATAGGCTGGTATGGGGTCACACATTAAGGAATCCGTagaaattttaagtaacttatGCAGTAATGGAATCAATACACAACTCTCTATTGACCTTATACGAAAACAATTAAACTCACTAGCATTCATACGCATAGCAATTTCACAAATTGGGTGAAGTACATTACCCGCTTTCCTAATCTAACCATAACTGCGGTAGGTTGCTATATAGCGAGTAAATAATAGGTACATGTCAGATGTGTATGTTagtaaatttatgaaaaatcaaATATCAATAAAAAGAGAAATATTATCTTACAGGGCGAAAATTGTCCATCGTACATTAAAGTGAAGTTGATTGTTATACCGAACACAATGATATTTGGGGTATGATAGAGAACCTTTAATCAAAGCTTTACATTGTAGAAATCGCCAAACAGTAACGTGTAAATGGATGCGTTGAAACGCGTACGCCTGAGTAtaataaaacaatatttttaggataAATAATCAAACTATGACCAAAATATTTACATATGAGATCTACACAAGGAATACAACCAGATAGAAAATCTTATTACaataatcagaaaaaaaaaaacaataattgtATACACGTGAcgacaaattttacagaaagcaagatatatataaaatataaacatACAACAATCCTTACGAAGTGATAGGTGTACGAAAGTCGTGTAATTTaagtaaaccaaaaaaaaaactggctaTCAAATGTTGAGGTATTATTAAcgaaactaaaaacaaaaaaacatgtatGTACAATCTGCAAGCAAAAAGGGGAACACTAATAAAGTTGTTGGTGAAATTATCCGATTTTTTCCTCACAAAACACCAAAACAAGAGTGAATATCACAAAAACCTTATCTTTGTTTAGCTTAGAATTTGTGTGAAATTGGTTAAAGTCCCATTTTTTAACGAAAAATAGATCTATTCTCAAACTCAATATGGTCTCGTAATAATCtcgtaaaatcatcaaaatggaaaaaagtcGAGTTGTTCCATAATGTCATACAGTTAACTATTAAAGTAGATTTTTCTTATAACTGCcaggttttttaaatttattgttatGGGATAGGTATGCAGGGCATTTCGCTACAATTCAGGCGAATAACATCCATGAAGCAATAATATGGAGCGCAGAAGTGTTCATCAGATTTAAAAAGCATTCTTACTAGGTATGAATATAAAAGCACAGTCGGAATTCGTTCTGCTtattgcacacaaactttgcgATTGGCGACTATTAGTGTGCGGAACAAATCTCGGGGAAATATTGCTGTGATATTCAAAGAAATATTACAAATATATTTCAATGATAGCGTCAACATTGTAAATATAATTACTATGAAACATAAAAAAGACTAGAAGTTACGTTTATAAGCAAATTTATAGTTTCGAGCATTCTGAAATTTTTGCTAAGGCCTAAGGTTCATTTTACATTCAGGAAGCGCCTGCTTCAGTTGCTTTTCAACGTCACTTAAATTTTTAACATACGGCAACTCGTAAGTCACTAAGTGTTTCAATTTCTTCAGATCCTTCAAGCAAAGTAATCCATGATCCGATATGTTTTTACAGCTCGATACCTCCAGATCTTCGAGTGTATCGGCCACCAATATCAGCTTAGCCAAGGCTTGATCCTGTAAGTAGACGCACTTGTGTAGCTTTATTTTTCGCAAGTGTTTCAAACCCTTCAAGTGGTCAAATCCAATGTGCATTATGCCCGACTCTGTACCGTCCAGCTCTTCCACCAAAGTTCGGACGCTTTCATCCGGGAGTAGATTATAGTGCTCTTGTACATGCGATGCATTTAAAAACTTCACTTTTGCTCCATTACGCAGCAGCCACTCAGCACACAAACGATCCGGTCCAACTAGTTTTAGGCGCTTTTCGTCTACTCGGTTGAACATCATGTTGACCCAGCCCCAAAAGTTTCGACTCGAGGTCCATTGTGGGACTGTTGGTCGTACTGCCGAGTGGCGTAAAGCGTGCAAGGTAAACATaatctttgaaaaaatatatgaaattaaTAGTCCTTTTTTTAAGGCATCGCATCTCATACTCACCGAATATGATTATTGATATTATGAGGAAAACCAAAAACCACTTCTGCcggcaaaacaaaacaaaattgagtAGTCCAGCAATGTCATTTTAGATCGAAATAACGTAGCACCCTGTGTCACTAGCAATTCACTGTCATATCCATGCGGCAAATAGAAGAACTGATGATAGCGCTAtcgcttcaatggaatatagaaaggtacggagatggttttAATCTCAGGTTCAAAGGGCCCTTATTTTGTCAACATTGATGATGTAgcacagtcgccgttcgataactgcaagtcttttaactgcaacgctttttgactgcaagaccgataactgcaacaactttgcagttatcggaccgcaatccgtcaaatctgaagtcaaagtcatatttgacattgaagtgacaaatctcgcggggggattctaaatgcattcgaaaatgaaaattgttgaatctctagaaacatttcaaaaggacttttcatttttctcgatttttttcgattccgtttacttgttgtctcttcattctagatgggagattatagatctccactattaatcaatgaagccaaatcaccatgttatgtggttcactttccgtagttattataagagaaaaaaaaattccttgtGCATtttttggctagctttcacgtCACGGATCccgctgacattgatgttgcttttacttgcgttatgtcagcggttccgagctttctgtcaaaatttcattcatgaattgagttcagaaacgtctcgtaaaatggtcttctgtagtgatgaactttatcttcgcctacatattggttatgtaaagtagttactaaaacgcaataaattatgatgcggaaatatgactttcaaattgattaatcaaaaagcttacctattttagttttctgctattttttgctactatgtacttcattaaaaaaatacatttcgacatcattgaaaacaaaaatggtagtgacggaccctcctctaaattttggcatgtgtcaagtgttgcagttatcgaacggcattcgataactgcaatgtaaacatgttgcagttagcgaacgacgactgtacttCAGAAACAATATCCAAAAATCAATGCTCGGtacatttttcaagaatttttaaCAAGCTACGATAGTTTACGGCTGGAAAAGCCTTCCTGTGTTGATAAACAATGCGAAATACAATTCCAAATGGCATTTGCTTGTTTttggagatctacgtcacaCTCACAAAccaaaagcacgtgtttttttgcatatttttcgcTACTAATACAGAAAAGTGTCTTCTTTTCACacctattatttatttatttatttggtattTCGTCATGACATAGCCTGATaaacaaagtttctccaattcacttTGTTATTGGCTGTTGCTCTCCAATCCTTTGGACACCGTGTAGTCTCCGCCAGATctcgctccacctggtctaccaTCCTGCTCGCTGCGCTGCGTCATGATTCATTCTCTGCCTCCagattccgttctcctgcacgccaccaaagatcgtccttagtacccgtcgttcgGAAACTCCGAACACTCGCAGGtacgcctccggatctcacggctggtatcattgtcctcggttaccagtgaaccaagatagacaaactcgtTGACTACTTCGAACTCATCGCtgtcgatcgtaatgctactgcctaggCGTTGTCGATCGGCTTCGGTTTcgccggctagcatatacttcATTTTAGTTGTATTTATCTATAACCCAATCCTCACTGCTTCCCGTTTTAGTCTGGTTTattgttctgccgacaatgtccatgtcatcagcaaagtaaacgaattgactggattttTTGGAAATCATACCCCGCTTGTTGATGTCCGCccgattcattacaccctgtaaagcaatgttgaatagcaggcaggagagaccatcaccctgtcgaagccgatttattgttttaagctgcttgatggcatctttaacttcacctatcgttggggctggcacgtcttctacaTTTGTCGCACCAGTGGGATCGTTTTCTCCGCCGCCATGGTCTCCTGCctgggcgccattcaggtgttcgtcgaaatgctgcttccacctttcggtcacctcacgatcgtccgtcagaatactaccatcATTATtccggcacatttcggctcgcggcacaaagcctttgcgggatgcgttgagcttccggtagaactttcgcgtttcctgagaatgatgcagctgttccagctcCGCAAACTACTCCTCCTCCAAGTGGCGCTTTTTCTCCCGGAagatttgggttcgctgcatcttGTTCTATCTATTTCTTTCCACGTTCTGACGCGTGGCACTGCGCTTCTTAGCCGCTGGGGCTCATTCATCGCCCACCTACATtcgtcgtcaaaccactcatttcGTTGAGTTCgtcccacatgcccgatgacgttctTCGCTACTGTTCCTCCAGCTGGTCCTCTTccg from Wyeomyia smithii strain HCP4-BCI-WySm-NY-G18 chromosome 3, ASM2978416v1, whole genome shotgun sequence encodes the following:
- the LOC129730094 gene encoding ATP synthase subunit s, mitochondrial-like; this encodes MFTLHALRHSAVRPTVPQWTSSRNFWGWVNMMFNRVDEKRLKLVGPDRLCAEWLLRNGAKVKFLNASHVQEHYNLLPDESVRTLVEELDGTESGIMHIGFDHLKGLKHLRKIKLHKCVYLQDQALAKLILVADTLEDLEVSSCKNISDHGLLCLKDLKKLKHLVTYELPYVKNLSDVEKQLKQALPECKMNLRP